From Apis cerana isolate GH-2021 linkage group LG10, AcerK_1.0, whole genome shotgun sequence, one genomic window encodes:
- the LOC107993009 gene encoding uncharacterized protein LOC107993009 — MVKETNFSILLAILFFFCCIQEGLSIKCWVCRSDSDPKCADPFDNTTVPITDCKQEPDLEHLPGVRPTMCRKIRQKVNGVWRYFRSCAYMGEPGIGGDERFCLMRTGTYNIFMEYCTCNSKDGCNTASYNHGSIFVSIIAFAISLRHVLVYT, encoded by the exons atggtcaaggaaacaaatttttctattttattagcaatattattctttttttgttgcaTTCAAGAAg gattATCTATCAAATGCTGGGTATGCAGGTCTGATTCAGATCCAAAATGTGCAGATCCATTTGATAATACTACTGTGCCTATAACTGATTGCAAACAAGAACCTGATTTAGAACATTTGCCAGGTGTGAGACCTACTATGTGTCGTAAAATTCGTCAAAAAG tCAATGGTGTATGGAGATATTTTCGTAGTTGTGCTTACATGGGGGAACCAGGAATTGGTGGCGATGAAAGATTTTGTCTTATGAGAACAGgaacatataacatatttatggaatattgtaCATGTAACAGTAAAGATGGCTGTAATACAGCCTCATATAATCATGGAAGCATATTTGTTTCCATAATAGCCTTTGCAATTTCATTAAGACATGTACTTGTTTATACTTAA